The following proteins are encoded in a genomic region of Candidatus Margulisiibacteriota bacterium:
- the cofG gene encoding 7,8-didemethyl-8-hydroxy-5-deazariboflavin synthase subunit CofG, translated as MDKNIVTYSRSTTVNLSRICSSLCDYCDFPVNNADQAAFELAVPYSTIKHCVQAKKAGVKEVVFMAGERPDNFSAVRARLDLWGFNSYIEYVYTVCELAFLEGLLPSLNIGYIAKDEMLRNAESAWNGIRRIVASVYMMLDCADEKILEKYSPRKTLQSRVETISYAGLGKVPVTTGILVGLGESERSRREALEIIKALHAEYGNIQNVILQNYQPINNGKVEIKNLVSKNEMLKTLDLARRILPRDIQITVPGADNENILDFIKAGVRDIGSYDLVEEKKNGQDHDKLLGTLKKALKKQGLGLQRRLPIFSKYILENWYSRKLAQILDRYKALLKNSENVDLGVDVEGAFAEEFDLPDRSRSRRRRAGRKKASRPAKKSRR; from the coding sequence ATGGATAAAAATATCGTCACCTATTCACGTTCGACTACGGTCAATCTTTCCCGAATTTGCTCCAGCTTGTGTGATTACTGCGATTTTCCCGTGAACAACGCGGATCAGGCGGCCTTTGAACTGGCTGTGCCGTACTCGACGATCAAGCATTGCGTGCAGGCCAAAAAAGCCGGCGTCAAAGAAGTGGTTTTTATGGCCGGCGAGCGGCCGGATAATTTTTCCGCGGTGCGCGCGCGGCTCGATCTCTGGGGCTTCAATTCGTATATCGAGTATGTGTACACGGTCTGCGAGCTGGCTTTTTTGGAAGGCCTGCTGCCCTCGTTGAATATCGGTTACATTGCCAAAGATGAAATGCTGCGCAACGCGGAAAGCGCCTGGAACGGCATCCGCCGGATTGTGGCGTCGGTTTACATGATGCTGGACTGCGCCGATGAAAAAATTTTGGAAAAATATTCGCCGCGTAAAACTTTGCAGTCGCGCGTGGAAACGATCTCTTATGCCGGACTCGGCAAGGTGCCGGTGACCACCGGTATTTTGGTCGGCCTTGGTGAATCGGAAAGAAGCCGCCGTGAAGCGCTGGAAATTATCAAAGCTCTGCACGCGGAGTATGGCAATATTCAAAATGTTATTCTGCAGAATTATCAGCCGATCAACAACGGCAAAGTGGAAATTAAAAATCTGGTCAGCAAAAATGAAATGCTCAAAACGCTGGATTTGGCGCGGCGGATCCTGCCGCGTGATATTCAGATCACCGTGCCTGGCGCGGATAATGAAAATATTTTGGATTTTATCAAAGCGGGCGTGCGGGATATCGGCTCTTATGATCTGGTGGAAGAAAAGAAAAACGGTCAGGATCATGACAAGCTGCTGGGCACGCTGAAAAAAGCTTTGAAAAAACAGGGCTTGGGTTTGCAGCGGCGGCTGCCGATTTTCTCCAAATATATTTTGGAAAACTGGTACTCGCGCAAACTGGCGCAAATTTTAGACCGCTACAAAGCGCTGCTGAAAAACTCCGAAAATGTCGATCTCGGCGTGGATGTCGAGGGCGCTTTTGCCGAGGAATTTGATTTGCCGGACAGGAGCAGATCACGCCGCCGCCGGGCCGGACGGAAAAAAGCGTCCCGTCCAGCCAAAAAAAGCAGGCGTTAA